In Primulina huaijiensis isolate GDHJ02 chromosome 6, ASM1229523v2, whole genome shotgun sequence, a single window of DNA contains:
- the LOC140979162 gene encoding uncharacterized protein codes for MPYFWVLRCASFHDTAECISGRTGVHCLHRWQKVLNPDLVKGTWTKEKASTNFQWPEXRAGKRNKACERSQLAGHMENDLGFQPSHVNDSVVLKSSGKSIGPENSIEHGHSCLANLSFSISSGTSCPECMLMKLAITYKGTPSIIRKRTLKEIQYSNCLSAPAQIISSASFSNDANGADSITEKDCVQSMVSASGKSILGQALERRLEYAFDLEWDSTTVGRHVPDSTTPSSNNKSGADIRLPP; via the exons ATGCCTTATTTTTGGGTGCTTAGATGTGCTAGCTTCCATGACACTG CGGAATGCATCTCCGGAAGGACAGGTGTTCATTGTTTGCATCGTTGGCAGAAGGTTCTTAATCCTGATCTTGTCAAAGGCACATGGACGAAGGAG AaagcttcaacaaattttcaatggccggagNTAAGGGCTGGAAAAAGAAACAAAGCCTGTGAAAGATCTCAATTGGCTGGTCACATGGAGAATGACTTGGGTTTCCAGCCATCACATGTGAATGATTCAGTTGTTTTGAAGTCATCTGGCAAGAGCATTGGTCCTGAAAATAGCATTGAGCATGGTCATTCCTGCCTTGCGAACCTGTCATTCAGTATCTCTAGTGGCACTAGTTGTCCAGAGTGTATGCTAATGAAGTTGGCAATTACTTATAAAGGCACTCCTTCAATCATAAGAAAGAGAACTTTGAAGGAAATCCAATATTCAAATTGCCTCAGCGCTCCAGCTCAAATTATTTCTAGCGCTTCCTTCAGTAATGATGCTAATGGTGCTGACTCGATTACTGAGAAGGATTGTGTGCAATCTATGGTATCAGCATCTGGAAAATCAATTCTTGGACAAGCTTTGGAAAGACGTCTAGAATATGCATTTGATTTGGAGTGGGATTCGACCACTGTTGGACGACATGTCCCTGATTCTACAACTCCATCCTCGAATAATAAATCTGGTGCAGATATTAGGTTGCCTCCATGA
- the LOC140979842 gene encoding endochitinase EP3-like gives MLSLKARRISFLAIFTLFVVLGTHPGSVSGQNCGCATYECCSRFGYCGTGDAYCGHGCRSGRCYSSPEDRNIDGKRVSSIVTDEFFNAILDQADEGCPGKGFYTRAAFLEALSSFPNFGTDGSADVSKREIAAFFAHVTHETGFMCNIEELNGPSKAARGEYCDRQNTEYPCKRGKGYYGRGPIQLSWNFNYGAAGDSIGFDGLNDPDIVDRDRIISFKTGLWFWMNQCHRIITSGKGFGGTIQAINGPLECNGANPSTVRARVEYYREYCDKLGVDPGTNLSC, from the exons ATGCTTTCTCTAAAAGCAAGAAGGATCTCCTTTTTGGCCATTTTTACTCTATTCGTGGTACTCGGAACTCATCCAGGATCGGTTTCCGGCCAGAACTGTGGCTGCGCAACATACGAATGCTGCAGCCGATTTGGCTATTGCGGCACCGGTGACGCATATTGTGGCCATGGCTGCAGAAGCGGCCGCTGCTACTCATCCCCAGAAGATCGCAACATCGACGGGAAAAGAGTTTCAAGCATTGTGACGGACGAATTCTTTAATGCAATACTCGATCAAGCAGACGAAGGCTGCCCAGGGAAGGGATTCTACACTCGGGCTGCGTTTCTTGAAGCGCTTAGTTCATTTCCAAACTTCGGAACTGATGGCTCCGCGGACGTTTCAAAGAGGGAAATAGCAGCATTTTTTGCGCATGTCACACATGAGACAGGAT TTATGTGCAACATAGAAGAGTTAAACGGTCCATCAAAAGCAGCCCGTGGTGAATATTGTGACAGACAAAACACGGAGTATCCATGCAAAAGGGGCAAGGGCTACTACGGGCGAGGCCCCATACAACTGTCGTGGAACTTTAACTATGGGGCGGCGGGAGACAGCATAGGTTTCGATGGACTTAACGATCCAGATATCGTGGACAGGGACCGAATTATATCGTTCAAGACGGGCCTTTGGTTTTGGATGAATCAATGTCACCGTATTATAACTTCGGGAAAGGGTTTTGGGGGGACGATTCAAGCCATCAACGGCCCTCTTGAATGCAACGGGGCGAATCCTAGCACGGTTAGAGCTCGCGTCGAGTATTATAGAGAATATTGTGATAAACTTGGAGTTGATCCTGGTACGAATCTTAGTTGCTAG
- the LOC140977979 gene encoding CASP-like protein 4A4 gives MSNATVSAYTSPQPRLPTPSPYSTSIASTRWSSRPPIQVINLVLRFLALVLAFGSALSLAAISPRNSKLKNQSSRFCSYPGLLYCFSVNILSFLYAAYQLFKCICDISHRGIFISDMISDHISFIFDQLAGYLLISSSSVAVPVIQQMENGNSLKKAAIVSISMSFASFLIIAANALLSGYKFCKRIIW, from the exons ATGTCTAATGCCACAGTTTCGGCTTACACATCGCCACAGCCACGGCTGCCAACACCGTCACCTTACTCAACCTCAATCGCTTCGACCAGATGGAGCTCGAGGCCTCCAATTCAGGTAATTAATCTCGTTCTTCGGTTTCTGGCACTTGTTTTGGCCTTCGGCTCTGCTCTCTCACTAGCAGCAATATCACCGAGAAATTCCAAGCTCAAAAATCAATCCTCCAGATTCTGCAGTTATCCTGGACTACT GTACTGCTTCAGCGTGAACATCCTTTCATTCCTTTACGCAGCCTATCAGCTCTTCAAATGCATTTGTGATATTTCCCATAGAGGCATTTTCATCTCGGACATGATATCTGACCACATCAGCTTCATTTTTGATCAA TTGGCAGGGTATCTCCTTATTTCATCATCTTCTGTAGCCGTACCAGTAATACAACAGATGGAAAATGGGAATTCACTTAAGAAGGCAGCTATTGTCTCTATCTCCATGTCTTTCGCATCATTCTTAATTATTGCAGCCAATGCACTCCTATCAGGCTACAAATTTTGTAAGAGAATTATATGGTGA